A genomic region of Serratia fonticola contains the following coding sequences:
- the aaeA gene encoding p-hydroxybenzoic acid efflux pump subunit AaeA, with amino-acid sequence MKTFSLKIIRIAITLILVLLAAIAVFKAWAFYTESPWTRDAKFTADVVAIAPDVSGLLTDVPIIDNQLVKAGQILFVIDQPRYQQALAEANADVAYYQTLAAEKKREAGRRVRLGVQAMSQEEIDQSNNVLQTVQHQLAKAIAARDLAQLDLERTTVRAPADGWVTNLNVHAGEFITRGSTAVALVKKNSFYIIAYLEETKLHGLNKGDRAEITPLGSNRIMHGTVDSLAAAVNNSSSTVDSKGLASIDSNLEWVRLAQRVPVKIILDEKDQQHPYPAGTTATVVITGKSDRSVDSGSPFIRLMHRLREFG; translated from the coding sequence GTGAAAACTTTTTCATTAAAAATAATCCGGATCGCGATCACTTTGATCCTTGTCCTGCTGGCGGCTATTGCAGTGTTCAAGGCCTGGGCGTTTTACACCGAGTCGCCATGGACAAGAGATGCCAAATTTACCGCCGACGTAGTGGCGATTGCGCCAGACGTCAGCGGGTTGCTGACGGATGTGCCGATCATCGACAACCAACTGGTGAAAGCGGGGCAGATCCTGTTTGTGATTGATCAACCGCGCTACCAACAGGCACTGGCGGAAGCCAACGCCGACGTGGCTTATTACCAGACGCTGGCAGCAGAGAAAAAGCGTGAAGCTGGCCGCCGCGTACGTCTGGGGGTACAGGCGATGTCACAAGAAGAGATCGATCAATCCAATAATGTGTTGCAGACCGTACAACACCAGTTGGCCAAGGCGATCGCGGCCCGCGATCTGGCGCAGTTGGATCTTGAACGTACCACGGTGCGTGCACCGGCCGACGGTTGGGTCACTAACCTGAATGTGCATGCCGGTGAATTTATCACCCGTGGTTCCACGGCGGTGGCACTGGTGAAGAAAAACAGTTTTTATATCATCGCCTATCTGGAAGAAACCAAACTGCATGGCCTGAACAAAGGCGACCGCGCGGAAATCACCCCGCTGGGCAGTAACCGCATCATGCACGGGACGGTCGACAGCCTGGCGGCCGCTGTGAATAACAGCAGCAGCACCGTAGATAGCAAAGGGTTGGCGTCCATTGACAGCAATCTGGAGTGGGTACGATTGGCGCAGCGGGTGCCGGTGAAAATCATTCTGGACGAGAAAGACCAGCAGCACCCTTATCCGGCAGGGACCACGGCGACCGTAGTGATTACCGGTAAAAGCGATCGCAGTGTTGACAGCGGTTCACCGTTTATCCGGCTGATGCATCGGTTGCGTGAGTTCGGTTAA
- a CDS encoding DUF4279 domain-containing protein — MDKTTVKAEFSICGDVFDPNEITALLQIEPMEVHLKGVISGTRKRPSTETSWSICTEKEESYDVDEQTRKLLSLLKCKVDVLEEIKEKYSVTFIFSLLIEIENGEKPSIYWSAETNRFLGSIGAESSIDLYIYS, encoded by the coding sequence ATGGATAAAACAACAGTAAAAGCAGAGTTTTCTATTTGTGGCGATGTCTTTGATCCCAATGAGATAACTGCTTTGCTACAGATAGAACCTATGGAGGTTCATCTCAAAGGTGTCATCAGCGGAACGAGGAAAAGGCCGAGTACAGAGACTAGCTGGTCAATCTGTACAGAGAAGGAAGAATCCTATGATGTAGATGAGCAAACAAGAAAGTTGTTGTCTTTATTAAAATGTAAAGTTGATGTTTTGGAAGAAATAAAAGAGAAATATAGTGTTACGTTCATTTTTTCTCTTTTAATAGAAATAGAGAATGGGGAGAAACCATCCATCTATTGGTCAGCAGAAACGAATCGGTTTTTGGGTAGCATTGGGGCTGAAAGTTCTATTGATTTATATATCTATAGTTAA
- a CDS encoding HlyD family secretion protein, whose amino-acid sequence MERKGIFRREVIENQQQKWKGKVLLKKGAPAWLIAFLSSLFVIVLCFLAYHFEYTRRVDVTGEVITYPHSINIYTPTQGYVKKSYVRIGDRVKQGDPLYEISTSRLTRSGDLSATRKAALEEQIASIESIVSKLKNSKEVTLLNLKGQLGQYIFSHEDTKKLVASAREGVEHMRSGMASYEKYRERGLITKDQLNNQRYLFYQQQSGFQALNSQSIQEGLEISKLRSEILTQSASFDNQISEYEYQLSELKRKIVESDADDATIISAQITGVVESLSVTDGQMVNAGGSLAKIRPTEDVKYFLVIWLPNNSLPYLKKGDGVNIRYDAFPSEKFGQFPGRVDSISSIPVTNQEISEFNIPAVNNNGVVMDNYYKVLISMKETEFSDKGKQMRLSSGLKAHVIVFLESRPLYQWMFVPFYGIKNSIAGKIDE is encoded by the coding sequence ATGGAAAGAAAAGGCATTTTTCGTCGGGAAGTCATTGAAAATCAGCAACAAAAATGGAAAGGAAAGGTCCTGCTAAAAAAGGGGGCGCCAGCTTGGCTGATTGCCTTTTTATCCAGTCTTTTTGTCATCGTGCTGTGTTTTCTTGCCTATCATTTTGAATACACCAGAAGGGTCGATGTCACAGGTGAAGTCATCACCTACCCGCACTCGATCAATATCTATACGCCAACACAGGGCTACGTGAAAAAAAGCTATGTGCGGATCGGCGATCGCGTCAAACAGGGAGATCCTTTATATGAAATCAGCACTTCACGGCTGACACGCTCAGGGGATCTCAGCGCCACAAGAAAAGCCGCTCTGGAAGAACAGATCGCCAGTATTGAATCTATCGTTTCGAAGCTGAAAAATTCCAAAGAAGTCACCTTGCTTAATCTGAAGGGGCAATTAGGCCAATACATTTTCTCGCATGAAGATACCAAAAAGCTGGTGGCCAGCGCCCGTGAAGGGGTTGAGCATATGCGTTCAGGCATGGCGAGCTACGAGAAATACCGCGAGAGAGGGCTAATTACCAAAGATCAACTGAACAACCAACGTTATTTGTTCTATCAACAGCAAAGTGGTTTTCAAGCGTTAAACAGCCAAAGTATTCAGGAAGGCTTGGAGATATCAAAGCTGAGGAGCGAGATCCTTACGCAATCCGCCAGCTTTGATAACCAGATCTCGGAATATGAGTATCAACTGAGTGAGCTGAAAAGAAAAATCGTAGAGTCTGACGCGGATGATGCCACGATCATCAGCGCGCAAATCACTGGCGTGGTGGAGTCATTGAGCGTCACCGATGGTCAGATGGTCAATGCTGGCGGGAGTCTGGCAAAAATAAGGCCAACAGAAGACGTCAAATATTTTCTGGTGATCTGGCTGCCGAACAACAGCCTGCCTTACCTCAAGAAAGGAGACGGCGTGAATATCCGCTATGACGCGTTCCCTTCCGAAAAATTTGGCCAATTCCCCGGGCGGGTCGATTCCATTTCCAGCATTCCAGTCACCAATCAGGAAATATCTGAGTTCAACATCCCCGCCGTAAACAACAATGGCGTGGTGATGGATAATTATTACAAGGTTTTGATATCCATGAAAGAGACGGAGTTCAGCGATAAAGGCAAGCAAATGCGTTTATCCAGTGGATTAAAGGCCCACGTCATTGTCTTCCTGGAAAGCCGACCATTGTACCAATGGATGTTTGTTCCGTTCTATGGCATTAAAAACAGCATTGCGGGGAAGATAGATGAGTGA
- a CDS encoding acyl-CoA dehydrogenase family protein produces MVKKTDYAELRGRLKSLSKTPIFQKDTLSFSKQEKVSYLYALMEMVVKESNVRADDITDDMGKLLTVMESPCLMSNYGLCPLLASHYNLCLGTIMNLAGSNRHHLQGYIDELEQLETKGIYMVTEIDHGNNAMSMQTEARFDKEKQEFIINTPYPGACKFMPYLSSEEQPKLAIVMARLWLEDQDCGVHPFIVRCRDKQGRLLKGVKASKLSAVDLYSVSDVDHSITAFEQVRIPYYAFLGGELNQVTPDGKFITRAKSQREIFFNSLCRVEWGKIVLTAALMSPIKMAVTIAIEYARRRKVANRRGSHSLTEFQFHKLELAKAYVYLIASVSLYEKRKDICLHQKMELETLAMNAAIIKSMCVEMARDALNICLARTGAQGKMVRNRVISACILNDITSTAEGDSVPVLMKIAKELITGGGLLPFSEEKADAPIASSARLFTLLATREKALKSQLQQEISESSDRDLAWNNATPIAQELAWVHGIRNAADALAEREAIQTTFCSLYILQHAAWYSANELISASEMRELIGYTQRSLPAIFDEQAINVASEFELHDLIELTAIGSADMPEYWLRVAEFGGNSEASEHLASGIGERC; encoded by the coding sequence ATGGTAAAGAAAACAGACTATGCCGAGTTAAGAGGCAGGCTTAAATCACTGAGCAAAACGCCTATTTTCCAAAAAGATACTCTTTCATTTTCTAAGCAAGAAAAAGTGTCGTACTTATATGCACTAATGGAAATGGTGGTAAAGGAGTCAAATGTCAGAGCAGATGATATTACTGATGATATGGGGAAGTTATTAACGGTAATGGAGTCTCCTTGCCTGATGAGTAATTACGGGCTATGCCCATTACTTGCCAGCCATTATAACCTTTGCTTAGGAACCATAATGAATCTGGCTGGTAGTAACCGGCATCATTTGCAAGGTTATATCGATGAGTTGGAGCAGTTGGAAACCAAAGGGATCTATATGGTGACCGAGATAGATCATGGTAACAATGCCATGAGTATGCAAACGGAAGCCCGTTTTGATAAGGAAAAACAAGAGTTTATTATCAATACCCCTTATCCGGGTGCATGCAAGTTCATGCCTTACCTTTCATCAGAAGAGCAACCTAAACTGGCTATCGTCATGGCCCGTTTATGGCTGGAGGATCAAGACTGTGGCGTACATCCTTTCATCGTTCGCTGCCGCGATAAACAAGGGAGGTTATTAAAGGGAGTTAAAGCAAGCAAACTATCAGCCGTTGATCTCTATTCTGTTTCAGATGTGGACCACAGTATTACCGCGTTTGAGCAGGTCCGTATTCCTTATTATGCCTTCTTGGGCGGGGAGCTTAATCAGGTAACTCCGGATGGCAAGTTTATTACCCGGGCGAAAAGTCAGCGCGAGATCTTCTTTAACTCTTTGTGCCGTGTTGAGTGGGGGAAAATTGTTCTTACCGCTGCACTTATGTCTCCTATAAAAATGGCCGTCACTATTGCCATCGAGTATGCTCGTCGGCGAAAGGTGGCAAACCGTCGCGGTTCTCATTCTCTGACGGAGTTTCAATTTCATAAACTGGAATTGGCCAAAGCCTATGTATACCTGATCGCTTCTGTCAGTCTTTATGAAAAGAGAAAGGATATATGCCTGCATCAGAAAATGGAGCTTGAAACGTTGGCGATGAATGCCGCAATTATTAAGAGTATGTGCGTTGAGATGGCACGCGACGCTTTAAATATCTGTTTGGCACGTACCGGTGCTCAAGGGAAGATGGTTCGCAATCGTGTTATCTCGGCATGCATCCTTAACGATATCACCAGTACGGCGGAAGGGGACAGCGTTCCCGTACTGATGAAAATAGCGAAGGAATTAATCACTGGCGGCGGCTTGTTACCCTTCAGTGAAGAAAAAGCGGATGCGCCAATAGCATCCTCAGCCAGGTTATTCACTTTACTGGCTACCAGGGAAAAGGCGCTGAAAAGCCAGTTACAGCAAGAAATAAGTGAATCATCAGATCGAGATCTGGCCTGGAATAACGCTACACCGATTGCCCAAGAGCTTGCCTGGGTACACGGGATACGCAACGCGGCCGATGCATTGGCTGAACGCGAAGCGATTCAGACAACGTTTTGTTCGTTATATATATTGCAGCATGCTGCCTGGTATAGCGCCAATGAACTCATTTCTGCCTCAGAGATGCGGGAGCTTATCGGCTATACGCAGCGCAGTTTGCCCGCTATTTTTGACGAGCAGGCGATCAATGTGGCTAGCGAGTTTGAACTGCATGACCTCATAGAACTGACGGCAATCGGCAGTGCCGATATGCCTGAATATTGGTTGAGAGTCGCTGAGTTTGGGGGGAACTCAGAGGCGTCAGAACATTTGGCTTCGGGTATAGGGGAAAGGTGTTAG
- a CDS encoding peptidase domain-containing ABC transporter, with translation MSDHVFEHISRKLNFGLFRKVPQILQTETSECSLASLAMICGYYGLNIDIFNLRSKFSVSSQGANLNTLVQAATMVNMQTRALALDLHEVKELKLPCILHWDMSHFVVLVAVRRSSVVIHDPASGKRVIGIRELSNHFTGVALELWPNSEFKKAKLKSKVRLLDLVRSVVGLKGTLVKIFFLSVVVEAINLLIPVGTQLVTDHVIQAKDSNLLSIICIGLLFFLIFHAFVSMIRGWISLVTGSMIDLQWKSSFFDHLMRLPLSFFEKRHLGDIQSRFSSLEVIRNTFTNNIIGGLIDSIMAVGLITMMVFYGGWLSWVVLGFTACYVILRMATYGFYRRMSEEKIVKDAKANSHFMETLYGIAAIKALGLYKRRAGFWLNLNVEAANTNIRLSRFNMLIGGINTFITSLDQIAILWLGALMVVDNSMSLGMFIAFNAYRGQFSQRAGNLVDLFMQLRVLSLHNERISDIAFTEPEDEVPTRKLFAPNQPVRFEIKELSYQYDSVSPPIFDNLSFTVEAGQSIAIVGPSGVGKTTLLKVMAGLIAPTRGTVYIEGMDIKKIGLDNYRDCVSCVLQDDKLFSGSIADNICGFDLTPDYELVEACAKHCNIHDEIIRLPMGYETLLGELGTGLSGGQKQRLLIARALYRKPNVIFMDEATSHLDLDNEAIVNQSISQLKITRIIVAHRPSTIASAEKVIRLGETEEPAITS, from the coding sequence ATGAGTGATCATGTGTTCGAGCATATTTCCCGGAAATTAAATTTTGGCTTATTCCGGAAAGTACCGCAGATATTGCAGACGGAAACATCAGAATGCAGCCTGGCCAGTCTGGCAATGATTTGTGGTTACTACGGCCTGAATATTGATATCTTCAACCTGCGCAGCAAATTTAGCGTCTCCAGCCAAGGGGCCAACCTGAATACGCTGGTGCAGGCGGCGACCATGGTCAATATGCAAACCCGCGCTTTGGCACTGGATCTGCACGAGGTTAAAGAGCTCAAGCTGCCCTGCATACTGCACTGGGATATGAGCCACTTTGTAGTTCTGGTAGCGGTAAGACGCTCGTCTGTGGTGATCCATGATCCCGCCAGCGGAAAACGCGTTATTGGCATCAGGGAGCTCTCGAATCATTTTACCGGTGTGGCATTGGAGCTGTGGCCAAACAGCGAGTTCAAAAAGGCCAAGTTAAAAAGCAAAGTCAGGCTGTTGGATCTGGTCAGAAGCGTTGTCGGTTTAAAAGGCACCCTGGTCAAGATCTTCTTCCTGTCGGTGGTCGTCGAGGCGATCAATCTGCTGATCCCCGTAGGGACCCAGTTGGTTACCGACCACGTGATTCAGGCCAAAGACAGCAACCTGCTTTCCATCATCTGTATCGGCCTGCTGTTCTTCCTGATATTCCACGCCTTTGTCAGTATGATCCGTGGTTGGATCTCGCTGGTGACGGGCAGCATGATCGATCTGCAATGGAAGTCTTCTTTCTTTGATCACCTGATGAGGTTACCGCTGTCGTTCTTCGAGAAACGGCATTTAGGCGATATTCAGTCGCGCTTTTCGTCTCTGGAAGTGATCCGCAATACCTTTACCAACAACATCATTGGCGGGCTGATAGACAGCATCATGGCCGTTGGCCTGATTACCATGATGGTATTCTATGGCGGCTGGCTATCCTGGGTCGTGCTGGGCTTTACTGCCTGCTATGTCATTCTACGCATGGCGACTTACGGCTTTTATCGCCGCATGTCCGAAGAGAAGATCGTCAAAGACGCGAAAGCCAACTCGCACTTTATGGAAACGCTGTACGGCATTGCCGCGATCAAAGCCTTGGGGCTTTATAAACGGCGCGCCGGTTTCTGGCTCAACCTGAACGTGGAAGCCGCCAACACCAACATCCGGCTATCGCGTTTCAACATGCTTATAGGCGGCATCAATACCTTTATCACTTCGCTGGATCAGATTGCCATTCTCTGGCTCGGTGCTTTGATGGTGGTCGATAACAGTATGTCATTGGGGATGTTTATCGCCTTCAATGCTTACCGCGGGCAGTTCTCGCAACGGGCAGGCAATCTGGTCGATTTGTTTATGCAATTACGGGTACTGTCATTACACAATGAAAGGATCTCGGATATTGCCTTTACCGAGCCTGAAGATGAAGTCCCGACCCGGAAGCTCTTTGCACCGAATCAACCGGTGCGGTTTGAGATCAAAGAACTGAGCTATCAGTACGACAGCGTTTCTCCTCCAATCTTCGATAACCTCAGTTTTACCGTCGAAGCCGGGCAAAGTATCGCCATTGTAGGGCCCTCTGGCGTAGGGAAAACCACCTTGCTGAAAGTGATGGCAGGGTTGATCGCGCCCACCCGTGGCACGGTGTATATCGAAGGCATGGATATCAAAAAAATCGGCTTGGACAACTACCGGGATTGTGTTTCCTGCGTGTTACAGGATGACAAGTTATTCTCCGGTTCGATCGCCGACAACATTTGCGGTTTCGATTTAACACCAGATTATGAACTCGTTGAGGCCTGCGCCAAGCATTGCAATATCCATGATGAAATCATCCGATTACCAATGGGTTATGAAACGCTATTGGGGGAATTAGGCACCGGGCTTTCTGGCGGACAAAAACAACGACTGTTGATTGCCAGGGCGCTCTATAGAAAGCCCAACGTGATTTTTATGGATGAGGCTACCAGCCATTTAGATCTGGATAACGAGGCCATCGTCAACCAGTCGATATCACAATTGAAGATCACCCGCATCATCGTAGCACACCGGCCTTCAACCATTGCATCGGCAGAGAAAGTGATCCGCTTGGGGGAAACAGAGGAACCGGCGATCACCAGTTGA
- a CDS encoding DUF4762 family protein, translating into MKKINNQKAMTVVGGAMGCVQVYNKSLSSEGKVTCNVTVACEDKWGNTTTSSKPVDMANCA; encoded by the coding sequence GTGAAAAAAATTAACAATCAAAAAGCCATGACTGTTGTCGGTGGTGCAATGGGCTGTGTGCAAGTATATAACAAAAGCCTGTCTTCCGAAGGGAAAGTAACCTGCAATGTTACCGTTGCCTGCGAAGACAAATGGGGTAATACCACTACGTCAAGCAAGCCTGTTGATATGGCTAACTGCGCTTAA
- a CDS encoding acetamidase/formamidase family protein: MEKIPRSHVVYAMSRDNAPVASITSGSDVCFETCDCFEDQIASEQAAFTELDWSRINPATGPVYVEDAMPGDILRVEIKRITPRSHQAVMVTAPGLGVIGDELQQPQIRTVPLEDGFALLPGGVRWPLKPMIGVIGVAPAGAAVPCGTPDAHGGNMDCKIITEGCTLWLPVNLPGALFALGDLHAAMGDGEVSVCGLEIPGEVVVNLTVVKNRALPTPMMSTAEALYTLASAETLDDAAQLATRNMAHFVADYSHVSLADAINLLSITGDLQICQVVDPLKTCRFALPRSVAKQLNIQLD, from the coding sequence ATGGAAAAAATCCCTCGCTCGCACGTGGTTTATGCCATGTCGCGTGATAATGCCCCTGTGGCCAGTATTACCAGCGGCAGCGACGTTTGTTTCGAAACCTGCGACTGTTTTGAAGATCAAATCGCCTCTGAGCAAGCCGCCTTTACCGAACTGGATTGGAGCCGAATTAATCCGGCCACCGGTCCGGTTTACGTAGAAGATGCCATGCCCGGCGATATATTACGCGTAGAGATTAAACGGATTACACCACGCAGCCATCAAGCCGTGATGGTTACCGCTCCAGGTCTGGGTGTGATCGGCGACGAATTACAACAGCCGCAGATCCGTACCGTGCCATTGGAAGATGGATTTGCCTTGCTGCCAGGCGGAGTACGCTGGCCTTTAAAGCCGATGATCGGTGTGATTGGCGTCGCCCCGGCTGGCGCCGCGGTGCCTTGTGGCACACCTGATGCCCACGGTGGCAATATGGACTGTAAAATCATCACTGAAGGCTGCACCCTCTGGCTGCCGGTTAACTTACCCGGCGCCTTATTCGCGCTTGGCGATCTGCACGCCGCAATGGGCGATGGCGAAGTCTCGGTGTGCGGGCTGGAAATTCCGGGTGAAGTGGTCGTGAACTTAACCGTGGTAAAAAACCGTGCGCTCCCGACCCCAATGATGAGTACCGCAGAGGCGCTCTATACCCTCGCCTCGGCCGAAACACTGGACGATGCAGCCCAACTGGCAACGCGCAATATGGCGCACTTTGTCGCAGATTACAGCCATGTTTCGCTGGCCGACGCCATTAATCTGCTGAGCATCACCGGCGATCTGCAAATCTGTCAAGTGGTCGATCCGCTGAAAACCTGCCGCTTCGCGCTGCCACGCAGCGTGGCCAAGCAGTTAAACATTCAGCTGGATTAG
- a CDS encoding APC family permease, with protein MSIEQFGYKQELHRSLTLKDLVIYGMIFMVPIAPFGVFGYVWEGAQGMVALAYLIGMVAMFFTAMSYWSMSRAFPVSGSVYAYAQRGIHETVGFFAGWLILLDYILVPSLLYIVSAAALGPILPDVPAWLWIVTFIVINSAINLVGIQFTAKANRYILVAEIVILTIFVVMGLIALYSGEGAGGLTLNPLYNAEKFSLPLVMGAVSIAVLSFLGFDGISTLSEESKGGADAVGKASLYALLLVGTLFILQTWIAADLAAGKNFTNLDTAFYDTASLAGGSWLKQATIWATALSWGIANALVAQAAISRILFAMGRDRQLPKILAKVHPRFKTPYISTLLVAVISLGSGLYFNGSIDNLSRLVNFGALMGFLILHLSVINHYIIRQKSTAWMQHLLFPLVGLAIIGFVLYEMDIEAKILGLSWLAIGIVYYFVLRVILKRKPVLELES; from the coding sequence ATGTCTATAGAACAATTTGGCTATAAGCAGGAGCTGCATCGGAGCCTCACCCTGAAAGATCTGGTGATTTACGGCATGATCTTTATGGTGCCGATCGCCCCATTCGGCGTATTCGGCTATGTCTGGGAAGGCGCACAAGGCATGGTGGCGCTAGCCTACCTGATCGGCATGGTGGCGATGTTCTTCACCGCCATGAGCTACTGGTCCATGTCGCGCGCGTTTCCGGTTTCTGGCTCGGTCTATGCTTATGCGCAACGAGGTATCCATGAAACCGTCGGCTTCTTTGCCGGTTGGTTGATCCTGCTCGATTACATTCTGGTGCCTTCGTTGCTGTACATCGTCAGCGCAGCGGCGCTTGGGCCGATCCTGCCGGATGTCCCTGCCTGGTTGTGGATCGTAACGTTTATCGTCATCAACAGCGCGATTAACCTGGTTGGTATCCAGTTTACCGCCAAAGCCAACCGCTACATTCTGGTGGCCGAGATCGTGATCCTGACCATCTTTGTGGTGATGGGCCTGATTGCGCTTTATTCAGGTGAAGGCGCGGGCGGCCTGACGCTCAACCCGCTCTATAATGCCGAGAAATTCAGCCTGCCGCTGGTGATGGGCGCGGTCTCAATCGCGGTTCTGTCATTCCTGGGCTTTGACGGTATTTCAACCCTCTCTGAAGAGAGCAAAGGCGGTGCCGATGCGGTAGGGAAAGCCTCGTTGTATGCATTATTACTGGTAGGAACGCTGTTTATCCTGCAAACCTGGATCGCCGCCGATCTCGCCGCAGGTAAAAACTTCACCAATCTGGATACCGCATTCTATGACACTGCCAGTCTGGCGGGCGGCTCCTGGTTAAAACAGGCCACCATCTGGGCCACAGCACTCTCATGGGGGATCGCCAATGCGTTAGTTGCTCAGGCCGCTATCTCACGTATTCTGTTTGCCATGGGCCGCGATCGCCAACTGCCGAAGATCCTGGCAAAAGTCCACCCACGCTTTAAAACGCCTTACATCAGTACCTTGCTGGTGGCGGTGATATCACTCGGCTCGGGGCTGTATTTTAACGGCAGTATCGATAATTTGAGCCGTTTGGTGAATTTTGGTGCGCTGATGGGTTTTTTAATCCTGCACCTGTCGGTGATTAACCATTACATCATCCGCCAGAAATCCACGGCATGGATGCAGCACCTGCTGTTCCCGTTGGTCGGTTTGGCCATCATAGGTTTTGTGCTGTATGAGATGGATATTGAAGCCAAGATCCTTGGCCTCAGTTGGCTGGCGATAGGCATTGTTTATTACTTTGTGCTACGAGTCATACTCAAGAGAAAGCCGGTATTGGAGCTGGAGAGCTGA
- the aaeX gene encoding p-hydroxybenzoic acid efflux pump operon protein AaeX: MSLLPVMVIFGLSFPPVFFELLASLALFFVIRRLLQPTGIYDFVWHPALFNTALYCCLFYLVSCLFV, translated from the coding sequence ATGAGTTTGCTTCCGGTTATGGTCATTTTTGGACTGTCGTTTCCGCCGGTGTTTTTTGAGCTGTTAGCGTCGTTGGCGCTGTTTTTTGTGATACGCCGCCTTCTGCAGCCAACCGGGATTTACGATTTTGTCTGGCATCCGGCGTTGTTCAATACCGCGCTGTATTGCTGTCTGTTTTATCTGGTTTCTTGTCTTTTCGTTTGA
- the aaeR gene encoding HTH-type transcriptional activator AaeR yields the protein MERLKRMSVFAKVVECGSFTAAARHLDMSVSSISQTVSKLENDLQIKLLNRSTRSIGLTEAGKIYYQGCRRMLQEAAEVHEQLYALNNTPTGTLRIGSSSTMAQNVLATMTAEMLQEYPGLTVNLVTGIPAPDLIADGLDVVIRTGALQDSSLFSKRLGSMPMVVCAAKSYLAQHGTPLKPSDMVNFSWLEYSVRPDSEFELMAPEGISTRISPQGRFVTNDSQTMIRWLKAGAGIAYAPLMWVIEEIKRGEIEILFKRYHSEPRPVYALYTEKDKLPLKVQVCINYLTEYFKRVAEVYQGYR from the coding sequence ATGGAAAGACTAAAACGGATGTCCGTGTTTGCCAAAGTTGTTGAATGCGGGTCATTTACTGCCGCAGCACGCCACCTCGACATGAGCGTTTCATCCATCAGCCAGACAGTGTCCAAACTGGAAAATGATCTGCAGATAAAGTTACTTAACCGCAGCACGCGCAGTATCGGCCTGACCGAAGCCGGTAAAATCTACTACCAGGGCTGCCGCCGTATGCTGCAGGAGGCCGCCGAAGTTCATGAACAGCTTTATGCGCTGAACAATACCCCAACCGGTACGCTACGTATCGGCAGTTCTTCCACCATGGCGCAAAACGTATTGGCGACCATGACGGCAGAAATGCTGCAAGAGTATCCTGGCCTGACGGTTAACCTTGTCACCGGCATCCCTGCCCCGGACTTGATTGCAGACGGATTGGACGTGGTGATCCGCACCGGTGCATTGCAGGATTCCAGCCTGTTTTCCAAACGCCTGGGGTCGATGCCGATGGTGGTTTGCGCCGCCAAAAGCTACCTGGCCCAGCACGGCACACCACTGAAGCCAAGTGATATGGTCAATTTTTCCTGGCTGGAGTACAGCGTGCGCCCAGACAGCGAGTTTGAATTGATGGCTCCAGAGGGGATCAGCACACGTATTTCGCCGCAAGGGCGTTTTGTGACCAACGATTCGCAAACCATGATCCGCTGGCTAAAGGCTGGCGCCGGGATTGCCTATGCACCGCTAATGTGGGTCATTGAAGAAATCAAACGCGGCGAGATCGAAATCCTGTTCAAGCGTTACCACTCTGAACCGCGTCCGGTATACGCCCTTTACACTGAAAAAGACAAACTGCCGCTGAAGGTTCAGGTATGTATCAATTACCTGACGGAGTATTTCAAGCGTGTAGCGGAAGTTTATCAGGGTTATCGTTAA